The following are from one region of the Juglans regia cultivar Chandler chromosome 10, Walnut 2.0, whole genome shotgun sequence genome:
- the LOC108986752 gene encoding TATA-binding protein-associated factor 2N-like isoform X4, giving the protein MDRYQRVEKPKPESQINENEIRITTQGAIRNYISYATTLLQEKRVREIVLKAMGQAISKTVAIAEILKKRIPMLHQDTAISSESITDVWEPIEEGLVPVEMTRHVSMISITLSPRELNRNSPGYQAPRHAEQPKPQSTYQQQQPPKQARAPYNAVNEDSYGQGRGRGRGRGRGRGRGRGQSWGRGGYGNYQGGYGNDQGGYGNDRGGYGNDRGGYGNDRGGYGNDQGGYGNDRGGYGNNRGGYGNNRGGYGSIRGGYGNNRGGYGNNQGGYGHYQGGYGDYQDNDGYSDRGRGGGRGRSRGYRGTGYERGRGGGRGYGRGQGRMGGRMGGRASRGENQE; this is encoded by the exons ATGGATAGGTATCAGAGGGTCGAAAAACCGAAGCCCGAGTCGCAGATAAACGAGAACGAGATTCGAATCACAACCCAAGGTGCCATCAGGAACTACATCAGTTATGCCACCACTCTTCTCCAG GAAAAACGTGTTAGAGAGATTGTTTTGAAAGCAATGGGACAGGCAATCAGCAAGACAGTAGCCATTGCTGAGATTTTGAAG AAGAGAATTCCCATGTTGCACCAAGATACTGCCATTAGCTCAGAAAGCATAACTGACGTATGGGAACCCATTGAGGAGGGTCTTGTACC TGTGGAGATGACTCGCCATGTCTCAATGATTTCAATCACCTTATCTCCTAGAGAGCTAAACCGAAATTCTCCTGG GTACCAAGCTCCACGTCATGCTGAACAACCAAAGCCACAATCTACTTATCAACAGCAACAGCCACCTAAACAAGCACGTGCCCCATACAATGCTGTTAATGAAG ATTCATATGGACAAGGACGGGGTCGTGGGAGAGGAAGAggtagagggagagggagagggagaggtcAGAGTTGGGGCAGGGGTGGATATGGGAACTATCAAGGTGGATATGGAAACGATCAAGGTGGATATGGAAATGATCGAGGTGGATATGGAAACGATCGAGGAGGATATGGAAACGATCGAGGAGGATATGGAAACGATCAAGGTGGATATGGAAACGATAGAGGTGGATATGGAAACAACCGAGGTGGATATGGAAACAATCGAGGTGGATATGGAAGCATTCGAGGTGGATACGGAAACAATCGAGGTGGATACGGAAACAATCAAGGTGGATACGGACATTATCAAGGTGGATATGGAGACTATCAAG ATAATGATGGATATTCAGACCGGGGTCGAGGCGGTGGGCGAGGCAGAAGTCGGGGTTATCGTG GTACTGGATATGAAAGAGGTAGAGGTGGAGGCAGAGGGTATGGCCGTGGCCAGGGACGTATGGGGGGACGAATGGGTGGCCGTGCAAGTCGTGGTGAGAACCAGGAATAG
- the LOC108986752 gene encoding TATA-binding protein-associated factor 2N-like isoform X2 has product MDRYQRVEKPKPESQINENEIRITTQGAIRNYISYATTLLQEKRVREIVLKAMGQAISKTVAIAEILKKRIPMLHQDTAISSESITDVWEPIEEGLVPVEMTRHVSMISITLSPRELNRNSPGYQAPRHAEQPKPQSTYQQQQPPKQARAPYNAVNEGGASDSYGQGRGRGRGRGRGRGRGRGQSWGRGGYGNYQGGYGNDQGGYGNDRGGYGNDRGGYGNDRGGYGNDQGGYGNDRGGYGNNRGGYGNNRGGYGSIRGGYGNNRGGYGNNQGGYGHYQGGYGDYQDNDGYSDRGRGGGRGRSRGYRGTGYERGRGGGRGYGRGQGRMGGRMGGRASRGENQE; this is encoded by the exons ATGGATAGGTATCAGAGGGTCGAAAAACCGAAGCCCGAGTCGCAGATAAACGAGAACGAGATTCGAATCACAACCCAAGGTGCCATCAGGAACTACATCAGTTATGCCACCACTCTTCTCCAG GAAAAACGTGTTAGAGAGATTGTTTTGAAAGCAATGGGACAGGCAATCAGCAAGACAGTAGCCATTGCTGAGATTTTGAAG AAGAGAATTCCCATGTTGCACCAAGATACTGCCATTAGCTCAGAAAGCATAACTGACGTATGGGAACCCATTGAGGAGGGTCTTGTACC TGTGGAGATGACTCGCCATGTCTCAATGATTTCAATCACCTTATCTCCTAGAGAGCTAAACCGAAATTCTCCTGG GTACCAAGCTCCACGTCATGCTGAACAACCAAAGCCACAATCTACTTATCAACAGCAACAGCCACCTAAACAAGCACGTGCCCCATACAATGCTGTTAATGAAGGTGGTGCGAGCG ATTCATATGGACAAGGACGGGGTCGTGGGAGAGGAAGAggtagagggagagggagagggagaggtcAGAGTTGGGGCAGGGGTGGATATGGGAACTATCAAGGTGGATATGGAAACGATCAAGGTGGATATGGAAATGATCGAGGTGGATATGGAAACGATCGAGGAGGATATGGAAACGATCGAGGAGGATATGGAAACGATCAAGGTGGATATGGAAACGATAGAGGTGGATATGGAAACAACCGAGGTGGATATGGAAACAATCGAGGTGGATATGGAAGCATTCGAGGTGGATACGGAAACAATCGAGGTGGATACGGAAACAATCAAGGTGGATACGGACATTATCAAGGTGGATATGGAGACTATCAAG ATAATGATGGATATTCAGACCGGGGTCGAGGCGGTGGGCGAGGCAGAAGTCGGGGTTATCGTG GTACTGGATATGAAAGAGGTAGAGGTGGAGGCAGAGGGTATGGCCGTGGCCAGGGACGTATGGGGGGACGAATGGGTGGCCGTGCAAGTCGTGGTGAGAACCAGGAATAG
- the LOC108986752 gene encoding TATA-binding protein-associated factor 2N-like isoform X1: MDRYQRVEKPKPESQINENEIRITTQGAIRNYISYATTLLQEKRVREIVLKAMGQAISKTVAIAEILKKRIPMLHQDTAISSESITDVWEPIEEGLVPVEMTRHVSMISITLSPRELNRNSPGYQAPRHAEQPKPQSTYQQQQPPKQARAPYNAVNEGGASDSYGQGRGRGRGRGRGRGRGRGQSWGRGGYGNYQGGYGNDQGGYGNDRGGYGNDRGGYGNDRGGYGNDQGGYGNDRGGYGNNRGGYGNNRGGYGSIRGGYGNNRGGYGNNQGGYGHYQGGYGDYQADNDGYSDRGRGGGRGRSRGYRGTGYERGRGGGRGYGRGQGRMGGRMGGRASRGENQE, from the exons ATGGATAGGTATCAGAGGGTCGAAAAACCGAAGCCCGAGTCGCAGATAAACGAGAACGAGATTCGAATCACAACCCAAGGTGCCATCAGGAACTACATCAGTTATGCCACCACTCTTCTCCAG GAAAAACGTGTTAGAGAGATTGTTTTGAAAGCAATGGGACAGGCAATCAGCAAGACAGTAGCCATTGCTGAGATTTTGAAG AAGAGAATTCCCATGTTGCACCAAGATACTGCCATTAGCTCAGAAAGCATAACTGACGTATGGGAACCCATTGAGGAGGGTCTTGTACC TGTGGAGATGACTCGCCATGTCTCAATGATTTCAATCACCTTATCTCCTAGAGAGCTAAACCGAAATTCTCCTGG GTACCAAGCTCCACGTCATGCTGAACAACCAAAGCCACAATCTACTTATCAACAGCAACAGCCACCTAAACAAGCACGTGCCCCATACAATGCTGTTAATGAAGGTGGTGCGAGCG ATTCATATGGACAAGGACGGGGTCGTGGGAGAGGAAGAggtagagggagagggagagggagaggtcAGAGTTGGGGCAGGGGTGGATATGGGAACTATCAAGGTGGATATGGAAACGATCAAGGTGGATATGGAAATGATCGAGGTGGATATGGAAACGATCGAGGAGGATATGGAAACGATCGAGGAGGATATGGAAACGATCAAGGTGGATATGGAAACGATAGAGGTGGATATGGAAACAACCGAGGTGGATATGGAAACAATCGAGGTGGATATGGAAGCATTCGAGGTGGATACGGAAACAATCGAGGTGGATACGGAAACAATCAAGGTGGATACGGACATTATCAAGGTGGATATGGAGACTATCAAG CAGATAATGATGGATATTCAGACCGGGGTCGAGGCGGTGGGCGAGGCAGAAGTCGGGGTTATCGTG GTACTGGATATGAAAGAGGTAGAGGTGGAGGCAGAGGGTATGGCCGTGGCCAGGGACGTATGGGGGGACGAATGGGTGGCCGTGCAAGTCGTGGTGAGAACCAGGAATAG
- the LOC108986752 gene encoding TATA-binding protein-associated factor 2N-like isoform X3, which yields MDRYQRVEKPKPESQINENEIRITTQGAIRNYISYATTLLQEKRVREIVLKAMGQAISKTVAIAEILKKRIPMLHQDTAISSESITDVWEPIEEGLVPVEMTRHVSMISITLSPRELNRNSPGYQAPRHAEQPKPQSTYQQQQPPKQARAPYNAVNEDSYGQGRGRGRGRGRGRGRGRGQSWGRGGYGNYQGGYGNDQGGYGNDRGGYGNDRGGYGNDRGGYGNDQGGYGNDRGGYGNNRGGYGNNRGGYGSIRGGYGNNRGGYGNNQGGYGHYQGGYGDYQADNDGYSDRGRGGGRGRSRGYRGTGYERGRGGGRGYGRGQGRMGGRMGGRASRGENQE from the exons ATGGATAGGTATCAGAGGGTCGAAAAACCGAAGCCCGAGTCGCAGATAAACGAGAACGAGATTCGAATCACAACCCAAGGTGCCATCAGGAACTACATCAGTTATGCCACCACTCTTCTCCAG GAAAAACGTGTTAGAGAGATTGTTTTGAAAGCAATGGGACAGGCAATCAGCAAGACAGTAGCCATTGCTGAGATTTTGAAG AAGAGAATTCCCATGTTGCACCAAGATACTGCCATTAGCTCAGAAAGCATAACTGACGTATGGGAACCCATTGAGGAGGGTCTTGTACC TGTGGAGATGACTCGCCATGTCTCAATGATTTCAATCACCTTATCTCCTAGAGAGCTAAACCGAAATTCTCCTGG GTACCAAGCTCCACGTCATGCTGAACAACCAAAGCCACAATCTACTTATCAACAGCAACAGCCACCTAAACAAGCACGTGCCCCATACAATGCTGTTAATGAAG ATTCATATGGACAAGGACGGGGTCGTGGGAGAGGAAGAggtagagggagagggagagggagaggtcAGAGTTGGGGCAGGGGTGGATATGGGAACTATCAAGGTGGATATGGAAACGATCAAGGTGGATATGGAAATGATCGAGGTGGATATGGAAACGATCGAGGAGGATATGGAAACGATCGAGGAGGATATGGAAACGATCAAGGTGGATATGGAAACGATAGAGGTGGATATGGAAACAACCGAGGTGGATATGGAAACAATCGAGGTGGATATGGAAGCATTCGAGGTGGATACGGAAACAATCGAGGTGGATACGGAAACAATCAAGGTGGATACGGACATTATCAAGGTGGATATGGAGACTATCAAG CAGATAATGATGGATATTCAGACCGGGGTCGAGGCGGTGGGCGAGGCAGAAGTCGGGGTTATCGTG GTACTGGATATGAAAGAGGTAGAGGTGGAGGCAGAGGGTATGGCCGTGGCCAGGGACGTATGGGGGGACGAATGGGTGGCCGTGCAAGTCGTGGTGAGAACCAGGAATAG